In bacterium 336/3, the following proteins share a genomic window:
- a CDS encoding heme NO-binding protein, with protein sequence MYGIVNKAIEELVVENFGSEKWESVKERSGVDVDFFISNEPYDDEVTFKLATAVSDEMNISISDVLKAFGEWWILRTGKEKYGYLMESGGNSLRDFLINLPLFHNRVMMIYPKLTPPEFKISDITENSLHVHYISKRIGLTDFVHGLLTGLGKFYDVPIALELIETKNEKYTHKVFKVVWN encoded by the coding sequence ATGTATGGTATTGTAAATAAGGCAATTGAAGAATTGGTTGTTGAAAATTTCGGTTCTGAAAAATGGGAATCTGTCAAAGAACGCAGTGGGGTAGATGTTGACTTTTTTATCAGTAATGAGCCTTATGATGATGAGGTGACTTTTAAATTAGCTACTGCTGTTTCTGATGAAATGAATATATCTATTTCGGATGTCTTGAAGGCTTTTGGTGAATGGTGGATATTAAGGACTGGAAAAGAAAAATATGGTTATCTGATGGAAAGTGGTGGAAATTCACTTAGAGATTTTCTAATAAACTTACCACTATTTCATAATCGGGTCATGATGATATATCCAAAGCTGACTCCTCCTGAGTTTAAAATCAGTGATATTACAGAAAATAGTTTACATGTACATTACATTTCAAAACGTATAGGGCTTACAGACTTTGTTCATGGGCTTCTGACAGGTTTAGGCAAATTCTATGATGTGCCTATTGCTTTAGAACTCATTGAAACCAAAAATGAAAAATATACACACAAGGTCTTCAAAGTTGTATGGAACTAA
- a CDS encoding regulator, with the protein MNFKVFIVEDDPWYGQLLQHHLSLNPDYEISLFVTAKDLLNNLYKLPDLVCMDFGLPDMTGEKLLKEIQNRNKNIPVIIISGQEDIVVAVNLLKTGAKDYIIKDEHTKDLLWKSVINIRENISLKKEVEELKEQLEHKYALEDSIIGKSDAIKKTFSLVQKAIQSNINVSLTGETGTGKEVFAKTIHYHSERKKKPFITINMAAIPSNLVESELFGYEKGAFTGALNTKKGKFEEAHGGTLFLDEIGELELSLQSKLLRVIQEREIVKVGSNKPISIDIRLITATHKNLAEEVKKGNFREDLFFRVVGLPIELPPLRERQNDVLILAKYFIDEYGKQNKIKSISLSEDAKTKLKKYTFPGNVRELKAVIDLACVMCNNNEIKAEDITFYQLNNNPTYSLTEKTLKEYENEIISHYLKKYDSNVLLVAEKLDIGKSKIYNLIKNGEIKID; encoded by the coding sequence ATGAATTTTAAAGTTTTTATTGTAGAAGATGACCCTTGGTATGGGCAATTATTGCAACATCATCTTTCATTAAACCCTGATTATGAAATATCTTTGTTTGTAACAGCCAAAGATTTACTCAATAACTTGTATAAGCTACCTGATTTAGTTTGTATGGATTTTGGTTTGCCTGATATGACAGGTGAAAAACTCCTCAAAGAAATCCAGAATAGAAATAAAAATATTCCAGTTATTATTATAAGTGGACAAGAAGACATTGTTGTGGCTGTTAATCTACTCAAAACAGGAGCTAAAGATTATATTATCAAAGATGAGCATACCAAAGACCTACTTTGGAAGTCTGTTATCAATATCAGAGAGAATATTTCACTTAAAAAAGAGGTAGAAGAACTAAAAGAACAACTAGAACATAAATATGCTTTAGAAGATAGTATAATAGGAAAAAGTGATGCCATCAAAAAAACATTCTCATTAGTTCAAAAGGCAATTCAATCAAATATTAATGTGTCCTTAACAGGCGAAACAGGAACTGGAAAAGAAGTTTTTGCCAAGACTATCCACTATCATAGTGAAAGAAAGAAAAAGCCTTTTATTACAATAAATATGGCTGCTATACCTTCCAATTTAGTAGAAAGTGAACTATTTGGGTATGAAAAAGGTGCTTTTACAGGAGCTTTAAACACAAAAAAAGGGAAATTTGAGGAAGCTCATGGAGGAACATTATTCTTAGATGAGATTGGAGAACTTGAACTCTCTTTACAAAGTAAACTTTTAAGAGTAATTCAGGAAAGAGAAATTGTAAAAGTAGGAAGCAACAAGCCCATATCTATAGATATAAGACTGATTACGGCAACTCATAAAAATCTTGCAGAAGAAGTAAAAAAGGGAAATTTTAGAGAAGATTTATTTTTTAGAGTAGTAGGTTTACCTATTGAACTACCTCCATTACGAGAACGGCAAAATGATGTATTGATTTTGGCTAAATATTTTATAGATGAATATGGCAAACAAAATAAAATAAAATCTATTAGCTTGTCTGAAGATGCTAAAACAAAGCTTAAAAAATATACTTTCCCTGGTAATGTCAGAGAATTAAAAGCTGTGATAGACTTGGCTTGTGTAATGTGTAATAACAATGAAATCAAAGCAGAAGATATTACTTTTTACCAATTGAATAATAATCCAACTTATTCATTGACTGAAAAAACTTTAAAAGAATACGAAAACGAAATTATTAGCCACTATCTAAAGAAATATGATAGTAATGTGTTGTTGGTGGCTGAAAAATTGGATATTGGCAAATCTAAAATTTATAATCTTATCAAAAATGGTGAAATCAAAATAGACTAA
- a CDS encoding Appr-1-p processing protein yields MLQINYIKGDATSPQAKGIKIIAHICNNIGGWGKGFVVAISKRWEEPEEAYRKWHRDRASNDFKLGSIQIVQVEEYIYVANMIGQQGIKTGSNGVPIRYEAVEECLEKLAEKALELGASVHMPRIGCGLAGGKWEKIEPLIEKTLIANNISTTIYDFE; encoded by the coding sequence ATGCTTCAGATTAATTACATCAAAGGAGATGCGACATCTCCACAGGCGAAAGGCATTAAAATTATTGCTCATATTTGTAATAATATAGGAGGCTGGGGAAAAGGTTTTGTAGTAGCCATTTCCAAAAGATGGGAAGAACCAGAAGAAGCTTACAGAAAATGGCACAGAGATAGAGCCAGCAACGATTTTAAACTGGGTAGTATCCAAATTGTACAAGTAGAAGAATACATCTATGTAGCCAATATGATAGGACAACAAGGTATCAAAACGGGTAGCAATGGTGTCCCGATTCGTTACGAAGCTGTAGAAGAATGTTTGGAAAAACTAGCAGAAAAAGCTTTAGAACTGGGTGCATCAGTACACATGCCCCGAATTGGCTGTGGGCTTGCAGGTGGTAAATGGGAGAAAATAGAGCCTCTCATTGAAAAAACACTGATTGCCAATAATATTTCTACAACAATTTACGATTTTGAATGA